One window from the genome of Rutidosis leptorrhynchoides isolate AG116_Rl617_1_P2 unplaced genomic scaffold, CSIRO_AGI_Rlap_v1 contig31, whole genome shotgun sequence encodes:
- the LOC139882808 gene encoding uncharacterized protein, giving the protein MEFKDFWTKKTLAGLGLGQLLSLLITSTGFTSSELARKGINVPTSQSFLNYVLLMVVYGSIMLYRRKALKAKWYYYIVLGLVDVEGNFLVVKAYQYTSLTSVMLLDCWTIPAVILLTWIFLHTKYRWKKISGVAICVAGLVMVVFSDVHSADRSGGSNPRKGDLLVIAGATLYAISNVSEEYLVKNADRVELMAFLGLFGAIISAIQISVFERNELKAIHWSAGAAVPFLGFAVAMFLFYSCVPILLKINGSTMLNLSLLTSDMWSVLIRIFAYQEKVDWMYYVAFGAVVIGLICYSWGDKDQPEGGKKASDEGSGTLDEEAGSGNNNRGALR; this is encoded by the exons ATGGAATTTAAGGATTTTTGGACGAAGAAGACGTTGGCTGGTCTAGGTTTGGGTCAGTTACTGTCCCTTTTGATTACTTCTACTGGGTTCACTTCTTCTGAGCTCGCCAGGAAAG GAATTAATGTACCAACGTCGCAATCGTTCCTCAATTACGTTCTCTTGATGGTTGTCTATGGAAGCATAATGCTTTATCGGAGAAAAGCTCTTAAG GCTAAATGGTATTACTATATCGTTCTCGGTCTGGTAGATGTAGAGGGGAATTTTCTTG TGGTGAAGGCCTACCAGTATACATCTCTAACAAGTGTCATGTTATTGGATTGTTGGACAATTCCGGCAGTGATACTTCTGACTTGGATTTTCTTACACACAAAATACAGATGGAAAAAGATATCTGGCGTAGCCATTTGTGTTGCTGGTCTTGTTATGGTTGTGTTTTCCGATGTTCATTCAGCTGACCGATCAG GAGGAAGCAACCCTCGTAAAGGGGATTTGCTTGTTATAGCTGGTGCGACACTTTATGCTATCAGTAATGTCAGCGAG GAGTATCTGGTGAAGAATGCTGATAGAGTTGAACTCATGGCATTTCTTGGCCTCTTTGGTGCCATTATCAGTGCTATCCAAAT AAGCGTATTTGAACGCAATGAGCTCAAAGCTATTCATTGGTCGGCTGGAGCT GCAGTGCCCTTTTTGGGATTTGCAGTTGCTATGTTTTTATTTTATTCATGTGTCCCAATCTTGCTCAAG ATTAATGGGTCAACAATGCTTAACCTGTCATTGTTGACTTCAGATATGTGGTCTGTCTTGATTCGCATTTTTGCTTACCAGGAGAAG GTTGATTGGATGTACTATGTTGCCTTCGGTGCTGTTGTCATAGGGCTCATTTGTTACTCATG GGGAGACAAGGACCAGCCGGAGGGTGGTAAGAAAGCTTCAGATGAGGGGAGTGGAACTCTTGACGAAGAGGCCGGTTCAGGAAACAATAATCGAGGAGCCCTACGCTAG
- the LOC139882804 gene encoding LOW QUALITY PROTEIN: ubiquitin-like-specific protease 1D (The sequence of the model RefSeq protein was modified relative to this genomic sequence to represent the inferred CDS: deleted 2 bases in 2 codons) encodes MEVVEAEQNPKKRPLTLDFDNLIDDDPPLEIVVILKEEGSSMDSSSSFHKFSDQVLEETIRRNHDMIKTMGPRLPDKGKKIRDRLKLMETERECRKLNLGKIPLNLSLSQTNCEREKASDKEKEVSTLNDCVRELAQKERQNGRPSSRQDPFQIPSGRCSNGEENVLSTGGYKGKVPSICSQRDTRLNSFRFMDDSQVQPISRLRRKKTKTVVEIDEDDEPEQLQDLKDPAEQRNGIAEPECVEKEVKIYYPSRDDPESVEIAYEDMDCLAPEAYLSSPVMNFYIRYIRQVTPNDRARCNYHVFNTYFYKKLKEAVAYKGNDKDGIFDKFRRWWKGVDLFQKAYVLIPIHDALHWSLVIICVRDKEEEDGPIILHLDSLGFHCSRSIFKDIKSFLRNEWDHLKQAGIPLDLPFSDKVWRNFPRRIEEKKIMVPQQKNDYDCGLFVLYFMERFIEEAPERLKNKNLAMFGKQWFRSEEASSLRVKIRKILKKEFETAIACNSESSSSPKSVQICD; translated from the exons ATGGAAGTGGTGGAAGCAGAACAAAATCCTAAAAAGAGGCCACTAACCCTAGATTTTGACAACCTGATTGACGACGACCCACCACTGGAGATTGTCGTCATACTTAAGGAGGAAGGATCGTCCATG GATTCTTCTTCGTCCTTCCACAAATTTTCTGATCAAGTTCTCGAAGAAACCATACGGAGGAATCACGATATGATTAAGACTATGGGGCCGAGATTGCCTGACAAGGGTAAAAAAATTCGTGATAGACTCAAGCTAATGGAGACAGAGCGTGAATGCAGAAAACTCAATTTGGGCAAAATCCCTCTCAACCTGTCATTATCTCAG ACCAACTGTGAACGAGAGAAAGCATCTGATAAAGAAAAAGAAGTGTCAACGTTGAATGATTGTGTTCGAGAGTTAGCTCAAAAGGAAAGACAAAATGGTCGGCCATCTTCAAGGCAGGACCCGTTTCAGATTCCTAGTGGTCGTTGTAGTAATGGCGAAGAAAATGTCTTATCAACTGGTGGTTACAAAGGCAAGGTTCCCTCTATTTGTTCTCAACGTGACACACGTCTGAATTCGTTTAG GTTCATGGATGACTCTCAAGTTCAACCCATCAGTCGTTTAAGGCGTAAAAAG ACAAAGACTGTTGTTGAAATTGACGAAGATGATGAGCCCGAGCAGCTGCAAGATTTGAAAGATCCAGCAGAGCAGCGAAATGGAATTGCGGAGCCTGAATG TGTCGAGAAGGAGGTCAAGATCTACTACCCTTCTAG GGATGATCCAGAGTCTGTTGAGATTGCTTATGAGGACATGGACTGCCTTGCTCCAGAAGCCTATTTGAGTTCCCCTGTTATGAACTTTTACATCAG GTATATACGACAGGTGACTCCGAATGATAGGGCTCGATGCAACTATCATGTCTTCAATACTTATTTTTACAAGAAGCTCAAAGAGGCTGTAGCATATAAG GGTAATGACAAGGATGGTATTTTTGATAAGTTCAGGAGGTGGTGGAAGGGTGTTGACTTATTTCAGAAGGCCTATGTACTTATCCCTATCCATGATGC TCTTCATTGGAGCTTGGTGATTATCTGTGTCCGAGACAAGGAAGAAGAAGATGGACCAATCATTCTTCATTTGGATTCATTGGGATTTCACTGCAGCAGATCGATCTTCAAAGACATCAAAAG CTTTCTGAGGAATGAATGGGACCATCTGAAGCAAGCAGGCATTCCTTTGGATCTTCCATTCTCAGACAAAGTATGGAGAAACTTTCCACGTAGAATTGAAGAGAAAAAAATCATG GTACCCCAACAAaagaacgactatgattgtggtcTCTTTGTTTTATACTTCATGGAGCGCTTCATTGAAGAGGCACCTGAAAGGCTAAAGAATAAGAATTTGGCAATG TTTGGCAAGCAGTGGTTCAGATCAGAAGAAGCGTCCAGTTTGAGGGTG AAAATCAGGAAAATACTCAAAAAGGAATTTGAAACGGCAATTGCATGTAATTCAGAATCCTCTTCATCGCCAAAATCTGTGcaaatttgcgattaa
- the LOC139882805 gene encoding LOW QUALITY PROTEIN: uncharacterized protein (The sequence of the model RefSeq protein was modified relative to this genomic sequence to represent the inferred CDS: inserted 1 base in 1 codon; deleted 1 base in 1 codon) has product MAVAAASSSCYYLQEDYYYVSFQFFITINTPLCPFLFHFIIVAAQFPCRLLLSRRRHLLPCLPMTSIWTSPLGSEKIPKRGSKVLLKGMRYPELQKWVQSYGFRPGQAMMLWKALYGDASWAHSVDELQGLNKDLKKMLSKHAEFTALSLKDMITASDGTRKILFTLDDGLVIETVIIPCNRGRTTVCVSSQVGCAMNCQFCFTGRMGLRRHLTAAEIVKQAVFARRLLSSEVGSITNVVFMGMGEPLHNVENVIKAADIMVHDQGLHFSPPKVAVSTSGLVPQLKCFLHESNCALAVSLNATTDEFRNWIMPINCKYKLGLLLETLREELRSKHNYKVLFEYVMLEGVNDSFEDAKRLIDLVQGIPCKINLISFNPHSGCHFKPTREEKMIEFRNILAEGGCTVFLRLSRGDDQMAACGQLGKSGTIPXSLLRVPEQFKTALKDQLFSISYSDNHTS; this is encoded by the exons atggcgGTCGCCGCCGCATCCTCCTCCTGTTATTATCTACAAGAAGACTACTACTACGTTTCCTTCCAATTCTTCATCACCATCAACACTCCTTTGTGTCCTTTTCTTTTCCATTTCATCATCGTCGCCGCTCAATTTCCATGTCGTCTTCTTCTATCCCGCCGCCGCCACCTCCTCCCCTGTCTCCCAATGACCTCGATATGGACGTCCCCTCTGGGTTCTGAGAAGATTCCCAAGAGGGGTTCTAAAGTGCTTCTCAAAGGAATGAGATACCCTGAGCTCCAA AAATGGGTTCAATCTTATGGGTTCAGGCCAGGTCAGGCAATGATGTTGTGGAAAGCACTATATGGAGATGCTTCCTGGGCACATTCTGTTGATGAACTACAAG GTTTGAACAAAGACTTGAAGAAAATGCTGAGTAAGCATGCCGAGTTCACGGCATTATCTTTGAAAGATATGATCACTGCTTCTGATGGAACTAGAAAG ATCTTGTTCACATTGGATGATGGGCTCGTCATAGAAACTGTCATCATTCCTTGCAATCGAGGAAGAACCACAGTTTGTGTTTCAAGCCAAGTGGGTTGTGCCATGAATTGTCAGTTCTGCTTTACCGGCAG GATGGGCTTGAGGAGGCATCTGACAGCTGCTGAGATAGTAAAGCAGGCCGTATTTGCACGCCGTTTGCTCTCAAGTGAAGTCGGATCGATTACAAATGTTGTATTCATG GGAATGGGAGAACCACTTCACAATGTCGAAAATGTCATTAAAGCTGCTGATATTATGGTGCATGACCAAGGCCTACATTTCAGTCCACCTAAGGTCGCTGTTTCAACAAGTGGACTTGTCCCTCAACTGAAATGTTTCCTCCACGAGTCCAACTGTGCTTTAGCTGTCAGTTTGAATGCTACAACCGATGAG TTCAGAAATTGGATTATGCCCATTAACTGCAAGTATAAACTTGGCTTGCTTCTTGAGACTCTCAGG GAGGAGCTTCGCTCTAAACATAACTACAAAGTTCTATTTGAATATGTAATGCTTGAAGGAGTTAACGACAG CTTCGAAGATGCAAAGAGGCTAATCGACCTTGTCCAGGGGATTCCTTGCAAGATCAATCTCATCTCATTCAATCCTCACAGTGGGTGCCACTTCAAACCGACTAGGGAAGAGAAGATGATTGAGTTTCGGAACATTTTGGCAGAAGGCGGTTGCacagttttcttgcgactcagtaGAGGCGACGATCAGATGGCTGCTTGTGGTCAACTAGGGAAGTCTGGCACAATCC ATTCTTTGCTCCGTGTTCCAGAGCAATTCAAAACGGCTTTAAAAGATCAATTATTTAGCATTTCCTATTCCGACAATCATACAAGTTAA
- the LOC139882807 gene encoding two-component response regulator ORR3-like, with protein sequence MGFIVAEPQFHVLAVDDSIIDRMWIERLLKTSSYKVTAVDSVKKALEFLGSIEDEPIGSVQKVNLIMTDYSMPGMTGYDLLKKIKESETLRDIPVVMMSSENIPSRINRCLEEGAEEFFLKPVRLSDVKKVKPHLLRGRVPLTSSALQAIRGLPQIKSGFETNSAAINKLAEQHHQPPINPLFVSDDRSHFLLLVLDYVP encoded by the exons ATGGGTTTTATTGTTGCAGAGCCACAATTTCATGTCTTGGCTGTAGATGATAGTATAATTGACAGGATGTGGATCGAGAGATTACTCAAAACTTCTTCTTATAAAG TTACTGCTGTTGATTCTGTGAAAAAGGCCTTGGAATTTCTCGGTTCGATCGAAGATGAACCGATCGGTTCAGTTCAGAAAGTGAATTTGATAATGACAGACTATTCTATGCCAGGAATGACAGGATATGATCTATTGAAGAAGATTAAGGAATCAGAAACATTGAGAGACATTCCGGTAGTGATGATGTCATCAGAGAATATTCCGTCAAGAATTAACAGATGTTTGGAAGAAGGAGCCGAAGAATTCTTCTTGAAACCGGTTCGATTATCAGATGTTAAGAAAGTTAAACCTCATCTGTTAAGAGGCAGAGTTCCGTTAACTAGTAGTGCATTACAAGCT ATTCGTGGGCTTCCCCAAATCAAAAGTGGGTTTGAAACCAATTCGGCGGCGATTAACAAATTGGCAGAGCAGCACCACCAGCCACCGATCAATCCACTCTTCGTCTCCGACGATCGAAGCCATTTCCTTCTCCTGGTACTTGATTATGTTCCTTGA